A window of the Bradyrhizobium ottawaense genome harbors these coding sequences:
- a CDS encoding ABC transporter ATP-binding protein has translation MQATADTNGRSPIVRAVDIRKRYGGVRALDGVSLTVNAGEVFGIIGPNGAGKSTLFDILCGITKPTSGSIEVLGHDVGQMSPHLVARAGVGRTFQRTAVFGEATVYDNLLFGRHMEFRHSVVGRMFASRTWRTEQKQFEDKAEYVLTLSGLQEDRDRVASVLAYGVQRRLAVAVALMSDPKILFLDEPAAGMNGRETADFIALIETIAPGRTVVIVEHDMTVIKALCSRVLVVVDGHPVTIDAPGEVFKHPEVISAYLGAEDD, from the coding sequence GTGCAAGCGACAGCTGACACCAACGGCCGATCTCCGATCGTGCGCGCCGTCGACATCCGCAAGCGGTATGGCGGCGTTCGCGCGCTGGACGGCGTCAGCCTGACGGTGAACGCGGGCGAAGTCTTCGGCATCATCGGCCCGAACGGCGCCGGCAAATCGACGCTGTTCGATATCCTCTGCGGCATCACCAAGCCGACCAGCGGCAGCATCGAGGTACTCGGGCACGATGTCGGGCAAATGAGCCCGCATCTCGTCGCCCGGGCCGGCGTCGGCCGCACCTTTCAACGCACCGCCGTGTTCGGCGAGGCGACCGTCTACGACAACCTGCTGTTCGGCCGCCATATGGAATTTCGTCATTCCGTCGTCGGCCGGATGTTCGCCAGCAGGACCTGGCGGACCGAGCAAAAGCAGTTCGAGGACAAGGCCGAATATGTACTGACGCTTTCGGGCCTGCAGGAGGACCGCGATCGGGTCGCCAGCGTGCTGGCCTACGGCGTTCAACGGCGGCTGGCGGTTGCCGTTGCCCTGATGTCGGATCCGAAGATCCTGTTTCTTGACGAGCCGGCCGCCGGCATGAACGGCCGCGAGACGGCCGATTTCATCGCGCTGATCGAGACCATCGCGCCGGGGCGCACGGTGGTGATCGTCGAGCACGATATGACAGTCATCAAGGCGCTGTGCAGCCGTGTGCTGGTCGTGGTCGACGGACACCCGGTGACGATCGATGCGCCAGGCGAGGTCTTCAAACATCCGGAAGTGATATCGGCCTATCTTGGGGCGGAAGATGACTGA
- a CDS encoding branched-chain amino acid ABC transporter permease yields MNLFLQTLANGLVLGASYAVIAVGLTLVFGILHIANFAHGAFFAIGAYAVLLLSMWGVPYLVTLPLAILIVAVVAWVTEFVIIRRAIYGEGHHGSIIVTFALGQALVASLILIFGPDPQPIGSPFAQSTWSGLGILIAGQRIFILAASILVLAGFGAWLKYTVKGQQVLAVAQNPRGALYSGINVPMIRSLSFVVGVAAAGFAGALLAPIVTAYPTMGNATLITGFTVVILGGMGSISGAMLGALLIGVANAMFETYVSVSWTPALGWILVIAVLLLWPQGLMGRAQLHRH; encoded by the coding sequence ATGAACCTCTTCCTGCAAACCCTGGCGAACGGGCTCGTCCTCGGCGCGAGCTACGCCGTCATCGCGGTCGGGCTGACGCTGGTGTTCGGGATCCTCCATATTGCCAACTTTGCGCATGGCGCGTTCTTTGCGATCGGCGCCTATGCGGTCCTGCTCCTGAGCATGTGGGGCGTGCCGTATCTGGTGACGCTGCCGCTCGCCATCCTGATCGTCGCCGTCGTGGCCTGGGTGACCGAGTTCGTCATCATCCGGCGCGCGATCTATGGCGAGGGCCATCACGGATCGATCATCGTGACGTTCGCGTTGGGTCAGGCGCTGGTCGCCTCGCTGATACTGATCTTCGGACCCGATCCGCAGCCGATCGGTTCTCCGTTCGCGCAAAGCACCTGGTCGGGCCTTGGCATTCTGATCGCGGGTCAGCGCATCTTCATCCTCGCGGCCTCGATCCTGGTGCTGGCCGGGTTCGGCGCCTGGCTGAAATACACCGTCAAGGGCCAGCAGGTGCTGGCGGTCGCGCAAAATCCGCGCGGCGCGCTCTATTCAGGGATTAACGTGCCGATGATCCGCAGCCTGTCCTTTGTGGTCGGCGTCGCGGCGGCGGGATTTGCCGGCGCCTTGCTGGCTCCCATCGTCACGGCCTATCCGACGATGGGCAACGCGACGCTGATCACAGGCTTTACCGTTGTGATCCTGGGCGGCATGGGCAGCATCTCCGGCGCCATGCTGGGTGCGCTCCTGATCGGCGTCGCCAATGCGATGTTCGAGACCTATGTCTCGGTGTCGTGGACGCCCGCGCTCGGATGGATCCTCGTAATCGCCGTCCTGCTGCTGTGGCCGCAGGGGCTGATGGGCCGTGCCCAATTGCACAGGCACTGA
- a CDS encoding ABC transporter substrate-binding protein: MSRFSTFAILSLAAGLLAASPASAADPVRIGIAAPFSGSAATYGQDTKQGAELAADEINAKGGILGGRKIELVFEDDKGSPQGGVAAVQKLMSVERVNAITGGTNSSVVLAESSVTRNKVLHVNAAAQADAITDQGSPWLFQVNNTVSGNSSAFNDYIVTTMKPKSVAYMGENTEFNKTVLELLKEKLKGAGIELVNVSTYDAETNDFTSIITKIKSLNPDMLYVADAYPARAAQLWKQVRQLGGFSKEVMSPGVIVPGMLKPAEGAMDGVITGEIFMVPAPSPEAKAFIEAFNKKWNGNPGKGHLVIYEAVHLIAAAMDKAGTEKDYAKISQTIRDNAWPSPRGELKFDAKGRARAPYFFIQQVKGGVLTQLEVAKVN, from the coding sequence ATGTCACGCTTTTCGACTTTCGCGATTCTTTCCCTCGCTGCCGGCCTGCTGGCTGCAAGTCCGGCGTCAGCGGCCGATCCGGTCCGCATCGGAATTGCAGCGCCGTTTTCCGGTTCGGCGGCGACCTATGGGCAGGACACCAAACAGGGCGCTGAACTTGCGGCGGACGAAATCAACGCCAAGGGCGGCATTCTGGGCGGCCGCAAGATCGAACTCGTGTTCGAAGACGACAAGGGCTCGCCGCAGGGCGGCGTGGCCGCGGTGCAGAAGCTGATGTCGGTCGAGCGCGTCAACGCGATTACCGGCGGTACCAACAGTTCGGTGGTGCTGGCGGAATCTTCCGTGACGCGCAACAAGGTGCTCCACGTCAACGCCGCCGCGCAAGCCGACGCCATCACCGATCAGGGCAGCCCGTGGCTGTTCCAGGTCAACAACACCGTGTCGGGCAATTCGAGCGCGTTCAACGACTATATCGTCACGACGATGAAGCCCAAGAGCGTCGCCTACATGGGCGAGAACACCGAATTCAACAAGACGGTGCTCGAGCTGCTGAAGGAGAAGCTGAAGGGTGCCGGCATCGAACTGGTGAATGTCTCGACCTACGACGCCGAGACCAACGACTTCACCTCGATCATCACCAAGATCAAGTCGCTCAATCCCGATATGTTGTATGTCGCCGATGCCTATCCGGCCCGCGCCGCGCAGCTCTGGAAGCAGGTCCGCCAGCTCGGTGGTTTCTCGAAGGAAGTGATGTCGCCCGGCGTGATCGTCCCCGGCATGCTGAAGCCGGCGGAAGGCGCGATGGATGGCGTCATCACCGGCGAAATCTTCATGGTTCCGGCGCCGTCGCCGGAGGCCAAGGCCTTCATCGAAGCCTTCAACAAGAAATGGAACGGCAATCCCGGCAAGGGCCATCTCGTGATCTACGAGGCGGTTCACCTGATTGCTGCCGCCATGGACAAGGCCGGCACCGAAAAGGACTATGCCAAGATTTCGCAGACCATTCGCGACAACGCCTGGCCGTCGCCGCGCGGCGAATTGAAATTCGATGCCAAGGGCCGCGCCCGCGCACCGTATTTCTTCATCCAGCAGGTCAAGGGCGGCGTGCTCACGCAGCTCGAAGTGGCCAAGGTGAATTGA
- a CDS encoding branched-chain amino acid ABC transporter permease encodes MSESSSVETIVVPAVSSIARPVAPSKSPFRLPLIVLGAVALAALFGFQVSNVFIVTLAGYTCAFALFALSINIMLGGLGEVPLGQCIFFGIGSYGVGIGMVKHGLSFETAVAIAMLVSMAAAAIIGWLTLRLTGAYFSIVSWGLSGVAMVAAMNLTQFTDGPLGIFGFPPIMLGPILLAEPRNYFFATFSILVIVLLVLLAVKNSKFGGAIESIRQNRHLAQSVGVNVFRERLKAFVLSAPIAALGGALCVPYTQIVTPEVFSVTNTVDALLMVLIGGTGVLVGPLIGAVIFSIIPYYLNLDPNVRILIFSSAIVLIMMFAPGGLHQIATRLFNRVTGGRRASDS; translated from the coding sequence ATGTCCGAATCCTCATCGGTTGAAACCATCGTCGTGCCGGCCGTCTCGTCGATCGCACGACCTGTCGCGCCTTCGAAATCACCGTTCCGCCTGCCACTGATCGTGCTCGGCGCCGTCGCCCTGGCCGCGCTGTTCGGCTTCCAGGTCAGCAACGTCTTCATCGTGACGCTGGCAGGCTACACCTGTGCCTTTGCGCTGTTTGCGCTCAGCATCAACATCATGCTCGGCGGCCTCGGCGAGGTTCCGCTCGGGCAATGCATCTTCTTCGGCATCGGCTCCTATGGCGTCGGCATCGGCATGGTGAAGCACGGCCTGTCGTTCGAGACCGCCGTTGCCATCGCGATGCTGGTATCGATGGCGGCGGCGGCCATCATCGGCTGGCTGACGTTGCGCCTGACCGGCGCCTATTTCTCGATCGTGTCCTGGGGGCTTTCGGGTGTCGCCATGGTGGCGGCGATGAACCTGACGCAATTCACCGATGGTCCGCTCGGCATCTTCGGATTTCCTCCGATCATGCTGGGCCCGATTCTGCTGGCCGAACCGAGAAACTATTTCTTCGCGACGTTCTCCATTCTCGTGATCGTGCTGCTCGTCCTGCTGGCGGTCAAGAATTCGAAATTCGGCGGCGCGATCGAGAGCATCAGGCAGAATCGCCATCTGGCGCAATCCGTCGGCGTCAATGTGTTTCGCGAGCGGTTGAAAGCATTCGTGCTCAGCGCGCCGATCGCCGCACTCGGCGGCGCGCTGTGCGTGCCCTACACGCAGATCGTGACGCCGGAAGTGTTCTCGGTCACCAATACCGTGGACGCGTTGCTGATGGTCCTGATCGGCGGTACCGGCGTTCTGGTCGGACCGCTGATCGGCGCCGTCATCTTCAGCATCATCCCGTATTATCTCAATCTCGATCCGAATGTTCGTATCTTGATCTTCTCCTCCGCCATCGTGCTCATCATGATGTTTGCGCCGGGCGGCCTGCACCAGATTGCCACGCGGCTGTTCAACCGTGTCACCGGAGGCCGCCGTGCAAGCGACAGCTGA
- a CDS encoding dienelactone hydrolase family protein: MNTFVFHPDGPGPFPVVIFYMDSVGVREELCDMCRRIATVGYYVIMPNLYYRLARSVDLDADRLHDPAYAESLAWMWKLNRSLSNTMVEQDTQAVFGYLDTDKAARKGKLGVVGYCMSGRFVFRVAGAFPDRVASSASVYGARLITDAPDSAHLLADKIKGEMYFACAEHDSYAPPETLRELQGVLDKAKINSRIEIYPEAEHGFAFPKRRLFHKTSTERHWERLFDMFRRTLAA, translated from the coding sequence ATGAACACTTTCGTGTTTCATCCGGATGGCCCTGGGCCATTCCCCGTCGTTATTTTTTACATGGACTCGGTCGGGGTTCGCGAAGAACTCTGCGACATGTGCCGCCGCATCGCGACCGTCGGCTACTACGTCATCATGCCCAACCTCTATTATCGCCTCGCCCGTTCGGTCGATCTCGATGCCGATCGCCTGCACGATCCGGCCTATGCCGAGAGCCTGGCCTGGATGTGGAAGCTCAACCGAAGCCTCTCCAATACGATGGTCGAACAGGACACCCAGGCGGTCTTCGGTTATCTCGACACCGACAAGGCGGCGCGGAAGGGAAAGCTCGGCGTCGTCGGCTATTGCATGAGCGGCCGCTTCGTCTTCCGGGTCGCTGGTGCGTTTCCGGACCGCGTTGCGTCCTCGGCTTCGGTGTATGGCGCGAGGCTGATCACGGATGCACCTGACTCCGCGCATCTGCTGGCGGACAAGATCAAGGGCGAGATGTATTTCGCCTGCGCCGAGCACGACAGCTACGCCCCTCCGGAGACGCTCCGGGAGCTGCAAGGCGTTCTGGACAAGGCGAAGATCAATTCGAGGATCGAGATCTATCCCGAAGCCGAGCACGGCTTCGCGTTTCCCAAGCGCCGGCTGTTCCACAAGACCAGCACGGAGCGCCATTGGGAACGGCTGTTCGACATGTTCCGCCGCACCTTGGCGGCGTAA
- a CDS encoding IclR family transcriptional regulator, which yields MKKASRVAPQDSVIKTARRLFEVLEYFDEVQHPISLKDLSLHFSYPVSSASALLKSMVVMGYLDYDSYSRTYMPTMRIATLGNWVQGALFGESRILALIKHMSDATGEMISISTQSDLFAQYIHVEPSQHPIRFHLKPGTVRPLARSGVGWLLLSARADDTIDRLVRRINIEEEPANRIELVDLMQRIREIREQGFVFSKHTVIAGAGVIAKLLPIRRHGRILAIGVGAPVDRLEANESQIVRELTDGIARFVDRDE from the coding sequence ATGAAAAAGGCTTCCCGGGTGGCACCGCAGGATAGCGTGATCAAGACGGCGAGGCGGCTGTTCGAAGTTCTCGAATACTTCGACGAGGTCCAGCATCCGATCAGCCTCAAGGATCTCTCGCTCCACTTCAGCTATCCGGTCTCGAGCGCCTCGGCGTTGCTGAAAAGCATGGTCGTGATGGGGTACCTCGACTACGACAGCTACTCCCGCACCTACATGCCCACCATGCGCATCGCCACGCTCGGCAACTGGGTGCAAGGCGCGCTGTTCGGCGAGAGCCGTATTCTCGCGCTGATCAAGCACATGAGCGACGCCACCGGCGAGATGATCAGCATCAGCACGCAGAGCGATCTGTTCGCACAATATATTCACGTCGAGCCGTCGCAGCATCCGATCCGCTTTCATCTCAAGCCGGGTACCGTCCGGCCGCTGGCGAGATCCGGTGTGGGCTGGCTGCTGCTGAGCGCCCGAGCGGACGACACCATCGATCGGCTGGTGCGGCGGATCAACATCGAGGAAGAACCTGCCAACCGGATCGAACTGGTCGACCTGATGCAGCGGATCCGCGAGATCCGCGAGCAGGGCTTTGTGTTTTCGAAGCACACCGTGATCGCAGGCGCCGGCGTCATCGCCAAGCTGCTGCCGATCAGGCGGCACGGCCGTATTCTGGCGATCGGTGTTGGCGCACCGGTCGACCGGCTCGAAGCGAACGAAAGCCAGATCGTGCGTGAACTCACCGACGGGATCGCACGCTTCGTTGATCGCGACGAATAG